The sequence AGTCGTCTTCTCTTACCGTCAGAGTGTCGCGTCTGTTTCCCAGGTTTCGAGGGATGTGGGTCCGTGTGCTGTGCCCTAAACCCCAAACACTCCGGCGGCGTTGCCCTCGCGCGCAGTTAGTTTCTCCGGGCTTACCTTTCATCTGTTGTAGCTTGCGAGAAGTGATGTGGAAACGCCTTATTTTTCGGGCCCCCGACGCGTTCCGGCCGTTgacccgcgcccgcgctggcTGAGTGTGTCGTGCGCAGATATCTGTTGCTGAGCAACATTCCGCAGTCGCTGTTGAGCATGGAAGCCATGACTGAGTGGCTAGGAAAGATCACCGGCGAAATGGACTTTGATTTGGAGTTCATTCCGCCGCTCCCTGCGGCGGACAAGCCTGACGGTGGTGCTGAGCCGAAGGGCGCGGAAGCGCAGGGCGAGGATACGGAAGAAGGCCGGGAGGCTGACCTCTCaaagggcgaggaaggcgcgggcgacaaGGCAGACGGTAGGGGAGGAAGAGACGCCGACATGGCCAGtccgcgctcgcaggcggcggagaagggcgaTTCCGCGGgtgcagaggaagacgaggcggacgcgcatCCGCAGGGGGACcgtgagggcgagggcgctcAGCAAGGTGAAGAAGAGCAAGAGGCGatggagaaggaggcgggcgaTCGGTCCCCCGAGCATGAGGAAGGCTACGGAGGGCCGGAGGACGGCAAGGAGGACGCGCACGCAACcgcagaaggcagcgggcgcgggatGGGGGATGAGGACacgaaagaggaggcgccgcattCTCCTAATGAAGGCACCGTTGGTGTGGCGagggaagacgccgaagagggcgagccgGCCCGAGCAACGGGGGGCGCGCAAGAAGAGTCCCCGAATCACCTCGACGCAGCCGACCCCACAgggcccgcgggcgcgtcgggcgccagaggcagcACAAGCGGAGAGGACCAGGAAAACATCGCGCCCGAAGCTGCGGAGCTGGCAGACCAGGGGGAAAAGAGACAGGAGCAGGGGGAGAAGACAGGCGAGCAGGACGCTAGCGGgaacgccgaggcgcagatCGCAGAAGGGGAATCGCATcagcagggagaggcggaggcctcgaTGGCGACTTCAGCAGCAGGGACTGAGGTCGTGGCTCACATCACGTACcggacgaagaaggcgtgTATGGCGGCCCAGAAGAAGCTCGAGCTCAACGACCTGGGCATCGAGATTGAGCCTGCTGGCCCCCGCAGGCCGAACAGCGTTCTCTGGCTTGGAAATGTTCGCGGTAAGTTTCCTTTCCTGCAGATGGGGAGGAGAAACAGATGTGCCGGTTTCTAACGATTCCCTACCCCCCGAGAGCCACAGGTGTCTTGGGATACGCATGCGCTTCCTATTTCGTTACTGGCTCGAACGAGAAGAAGGGCTTAGAGCCGAGGAGCGAACATGCAAATTTCAAGTTACGGTGTACCGGCGCACACTCCAGGGTTTTTTTATTTTATTTTCCTTGTTCCTTCAGAGTTCATGTGCAAAAAGCCGGAACAGGACCGGTTGAGAAGTTTGTTCGAACACTTTGGAGAAGTCGTTCGTTTCCGCCTCCTTGCGGAGAAGACCTGTGGCTTTGTGCACTACCGCAGAACGAGAGACGCCGTCAAGGCCCGGAACCATTTATACGGTCTCCTTGTCGGGTGAGAGAGACTCTCAGGAGATTACAGCAATCAGAGAGGAGTCGAGGAATCACCAGAGGCTGCGCTTGAGCGAGAAATGCGAGACATCCGCGATAGAGACGACGTGCGAGCAGTGGCTGTCTCAGGGGGGAAAGCAAATGCTGAGAGCCAGGCGAACTAAAAGTGAcaggagcgaagaagaaaggggACCCCAGCacccggggggggggggggggaggaggaggagcaacgggggagggggggcctGTTGGCATCGCCTTCAGTCGCTGGTTGCCTTTTGTTGCGACGTCTCTGGCTTCCATTTTCCCGTTCTCCtttcgtgtttttttttcctctgcagccgggAAATCTATCTGAACGTGGATTTCTCTCCGCTGGACCCCCACGCACAGCAttccgcgggcggcgcggacgggtCATCGTCGGCCATGGGCGCCCGAAGAGGCAATCGCCATCAGCGCTCTCGCAGTCCTTccccgtcttcctctcgaTTCCGCGGCGGATCCTCTCGTCGGGGACAGatcgctgccgcagcaggcagcaacgctggagctggaggaggTCACTTTGCTGGTTCCCACGCCCCCTCTGCGGGCGACCCTCGTCTTGTTAACCTCTCTCCagtttcgcctccgcctcactCGATGGGCGGCGTGcatccgccgtcgcccggctCCGCGGGGCCAGGCGGCGCTATGGGGTGCCGCGGTCCCCAGTTCCCTGGTCCCAGACCCCTCGACGGACCTCCGGGCCCGTCCGCGGGCGGGCCCGTGCCCTCGTCgattccgccgccgccgggctgcccgtggggaggaggcgggctTGGGGCGCAACCGAGCGCCAAAAGGCCGGGCCCGAATGCGGGTGGAgtgcagggcggcgcgggcggcgcgccgtttCCGCCGCATCatccgctgcctcctcctccagggTCTCCGTATGCGATGCCAGCAAATGCGGCGCCGGGTTTGTTGCCGCCAGGAGGCGGCCCCGGAGGCCCGGGGCTGATCGGCCCGGCTGGCCTTCGGCGGAAAGACGGAAAAGGAGGGATGTTCGTAGAGGGCCCCGGCGGAGGGCCTCTGCCCCCTGGCCTCGGTgcggggcgcgggcggggccCGCGGGGCCCGAATTTCGCTGGCAACGTCGCCGGGGGCACATGGCTGGAGGCGATGGACAAGAAGGCATGATGCAGGGAGGCTGGAGAGAAGGGGACAAGGGACGCGGAAGGGAGCGGAGCcgaaaaggagagagaggggtgGACGATGGTGAGGGTAGCAGCAGCGAGAGTGAtgccggcgagcgaggcgggcggggcggaAGCAAGCGAAGGAGGGGGTCGAGTGAGCGGGCACGCAGACAGCGCAAGCACGAACAGAGAGCCGACAAGGGAGGAGAGGAGTCGCTGTTGGGACTCATTCGCGAACGCttgcgagagagagccgctgggtctgcaggcggcggagctttCGGTCGAGGCCCCtcagacgaggaaggcgcggcgggcgcctcgcagtcCCACGCGGCGGGGCGGAAGGGCgagctctcctccgcgtcttctgacCCTCTCATGGACCTCCTCCGCGGTGACCCCAGTCTGCTGGACTCCATGATCCTCGATCTCGCGAAGGAGCGCCTGAAGGCAGAGTTGTTTTCCAAGgaagaggcgggcgcgccctcCGGAGCTCATACCTCGAGAGCGGGCCGGgatgcggcggcgaagcgcggagacgcgggcttctcctcgccggaCGACCAAGTTGGCGGGCGGAAGGGCCCAGGGAGCAAGGGCGACGACCGTGAGAGACACGGACCCAGTCTGGGCTCCTCGGAAGGAGGCAGTGAGGGAGCCAGGCGACGACGGTCGCTCGAGAGGAACGAGGACGAGTTCTTACCCTTCTCGCATCTTCGCGATGGACATGATGAGCGCGGGAAAGGCAGGCCGCATATGGGAGGCGatcgcgacgaggcgcgacgcggcggaatCCGCGGCCGGGGCTACATGCTGGACAGCAGACAGGGCCGCATCGGCTCTGGCTCGTACATGAACGGCGAGTCTGAGGAAGCGATGGGTCATCACggcagggagagaaggaacTCCAGGGAGAGGGAACGGGAACGCCCAAGAGGCGTAATGTCCGCTCTTGGCGACCTCCCGCACGCTCAAGGAGCGGGCCTCGAGGGCCcgggggggagagaggcaggggcCGGGGCGATAGACGGGGACGAAACAGGTACACGCAccctggaggcggcggcgcgggcagcagccCCAGCCGAAGTcgcagccgaggcagcgacgtgggggagcgaggcggctcGGGATATTATTCAAGTCGCTTTGAGGAGGGTCTCCTGGGGCGAGGCGAATCAGACAGGCACGGCGCCTTGATGGATCCccggggggcggaggcgcgggcctcgTCTATCACCACCACCCTGCGCAGGGCCGGCGCATGGGCCCCGGCGCAGACGGAAGCTACGGAATGATGACGGGCATGCCAGGTACCTCGGACGGGAGTCGCGacggaggaaaaagaaaggCTACCCAAAGGCTGTTGTTGGTTGTAGATGATGGCACGAAAGTTTCGAGTGAAGCGAAGGTGTCAGGCGTCCCTTGTCGCGTGCGGTGCGGAGGGACTCGTTGTTCACGGGCGCTTGTTAGGTTGACTGGCTGAGCAGAAGAATTTTCTGTCcgagcgggcggcgcctgcgggggCGCTGGCGTTTTTTTGTGTGTTGTTTGCGTGTGGTCGTGGGGCTGGTGCTGTCTTGTTTTCGTTCCCCCATGTGCATGGTTCCGCTCTCATCGTGCGCTTTCGCCTGTCTTTTTCGCGTTCACCACCGTTGTTTGCCGCTTGTTTTTTGCGTCTCTCAGGTGAGCCGTCCCGAATGCGgagtggcggcgcgcagagctgcgctCGTGGCCCTCCCCTCGCTTCCGAGCGCGACCGCTCCCCGTTCCCAGGTCCGAGCAgcaagaggcagcggcgctacTACGACGAATACAGTTACcggggcggcgagcgcggcgtgaGCAACCGCGGCAGCTCGTCCCCGGAGCCTGCTTCGTCGTCAATGCTCAGGCGAGACAgacggcggtcgccgccgttcTACGGCGGCCCTGCCGCAgaccgcagaggaggagggcctGGCGACCACGGGATGACCGCCCTCCCTCCAGGTGGCGCGTCGCGAGGAGGTCTCGGAGACGGCAAGCCCCCGCTgctcgacgaagacgagcgcgagggcggtAAGGGGCTGGGGATGCGCAGGGACCTCAGCGGGGGCTCTCCCGCGGGCCTGGACGCCGACGGCTCCCCGCCAGCAGGCCCAGGGCGGGGCCGAGGCAGTCTGAGCCTGGAGCGAAAGAGAGGAGAtggacggcgcagcggctgccgcggcagcaTCGACCAGGGCGAACCGACAGGCAAACTGGGCTCAGGCCGTAGAGAGGCGGGAGGCggtggcgacgacgacgaagacgccggccAACTGCTCATGGTGTGCAGAGTCCTCAAACAAGGCCAAAGGCTCTGCAACATGTCCGCGAAATTCGTCGGAGGAGACCCCAACATTCGGCCGTAAGACGCGCGCAAGCTGCGCCCACGAGGGGGCGCTTTGTAAACTCTAACCCTAACGTATGTACAAAATAGTCTTCACGCCGTGTCCTTCGAGCTCATCGCGGCAGTCCGGGTGCCCGTCCCCTCGTGTGCTCGCGTATACTTATGAAATTGTTTCAAGAGTCGACACGCGTCAGACGGCTTCGGAGTCTTTGGGAAGTAACTATCCGCCGCGTTGAGCGAGGTTGTTTTAGGGCTGGTGCACATCTCTTCtccgttttttctgcgggactgtgtctttttttcttcactGTTACGTGGCGCCTTTTTTCGTGCGTCGGGTACCGTTCCTCCAGGCCTGGCGTCCTCGACGTGAACCAGCGAGCGAACCTGGATCGGCTGCAGACACAtcttcggcgcgggcgccagggTGTGTCTTCGCCCcatggaggcgaaggcgcgctgcgctACTCGATTTGGCAACTCGGGGCCGACACCCGGCAGGACAGCCGGCAGTACGACGAGTTGTGCGACTACTTCATCAACAAAGAGCGCGTTGGCCTCTTGGAGAGCCCCAGCCAGGCGATCTACATGGTGCCTCCCAACCCGAAGTACATCAAGCCGCTGAACGTAAGGCAGCCAACATCGGTGCCCGCCATCTAGTGAATCGACGCAGTAGGAGCGTCTAGAGAGAGATCGGATTTGCAGAATCTCGATAAAACACCAGCAACAAACACATACTAGAAGCGTCTGGGGCGTTGGAGCCACGCAAGAATACGCCTGTCGGGCGCCGGGCTGGCATCGCGCGGGTCGCTGGCGTCCTTTGCTCGAAAGACGAAGTGAAACTGTGGTACTGGTTCGTAGGCGGATTTCGGGCTTGTtggggagggggggatgGTTGTGTGCCGGTTGGGATGCCTCGGCGTATCTGCGTTTTGGCCCCTGAGTCAGCGAGCAGGCCGTTGGTTGATTCTGAAACTTAAAGTCCCGCACGTGCGGATTTTCTCCGCTTCAGTTATTGTTCCCGGTTCcatctcgcctctctctttgtGTGGTTTTACAGCTCCCGGACGCGAATTTTATGTACGCTTACGTCATCGCCAAGTGAtgtgcggcgccgcaaaAGTGCAGATGGGAGAAGCAAGGAGGATGGCGACATGGGGGCGGGTCGATCCTGGAGCTGTGAGTAGAGACGCTAGGACGTAgcgtgcagcggaggcggagggtgCGCGCAGGAGTGAATtaagaagagagcgagttGAGAAGGCCACGATTCTCCACGAACTTAAGCGGTCTCCGGGAGGAAGCCAGTACTGCGCGTGGTTCTTTTTGCTCGCACCGCGCGTGCATTCAGACTTTTGCAAATAGTTTTTTCGCATAATCGCGTGTGACTGGCGTGCAAAGTGCAAAGCCTgtgtctttttcttccgTTTTCTTGATGTAATCACTTGAGCCAAGTGATGCGTGAATCGGAAGACTCTCCAAAGTGTATTTTTCCTCGCTGCGCATGCCTCTGGAACATCGGTTTTGAGACGGACGGAGCTTTAGAACGTATGTGTGTTCGTATCGCTTACCGTGGATACGAAAGAACGTGTGCATCTTATAACTTCCCTCGGCTTGTTTCTAACAAGGAACCGCATACTTCCTGAAAAGATCCTTCTCAG is a genomic window of Besnoitia besnoiti strain Bb-Ger1 chromosome IV, whole genome shotgun sequence containing:
- a CDS encoding hypothetical protein (encoded by transcript BESB_056630), which codes for MEEDEAPSGEGGACPAECGEAMGFAAAAMHASSVPDGVADDRDGEGEEEEDVHEEAFEAPSPGREGDQPAFSPGREQEEDEELLDDDEEPADAGFDRETQEDEEKVDFSADEHGPEDGKSSHGIRPLSGGEEERDDGEEEEETGSAADDGAGDDDAMSSSSHPERGRPSHDHGCDAEDDDGPAQGSSGLSHAPRASAASERVSAALADIATLCEPDSDEEGEISEDEVPFCRVTPQNPSFRSRALEFLNLPPNLTHLALQEALSRVGEVEEVVSSRFSSAGAHHSNAQDGTKGDSSRRRSGWIVRFRRAEDAAEVRKAFDGKVFGKSTVQVLFARDMPRNQKNRAGNQLSPDNAKRQLGKGGANAANGPNLRNRQSPPPPGAPGAGAGAPGPAGAAGLLPPGAGGPSPVGVAGMPAGAGVRSPLGPPPPFPPRPGVVGQGPGGAGVPPGPPGPPGARAGPPHVAGPGGVVGPPMGGPMPPNLVGGPLGRPPPGYGAGPMGIGGPPPPPPPPAPMMGRGGQPGPCCPPPPPPQQPGPSGVVEGRPGGGKAILRPRPDAGALKGRGEGDAAGAAQGASDTKVRLTPREEGPATGDQGGEDAKSDAAARSGARGRFAGPPGKVGVGGTTGPRERLTAEQRLECPVSLWKEKMTIEEQMNDYRELWRRFGYTNRYLLLSNIPQSLLSMEAMTEWLGKITGEMDFDLEFIPPLPAADKPDGGAEPKGAEAQGEDTEEGREADLSKGEEGAGDKADGRGGRDADMASPRSQAAEKGDSAGAEEDEADAHPQGDREGEGAQQGEEEQEAMEKEAGDRSPEHEEGYGGPEDGKEDAHATAEGSGRGMGDEDTKEEAPHSPNEGTVGVAREDAEEGEPARATGGAQEESPNHLDAADPTGPAGASGARGSTSGEDQENIAPEAAELADQGEKRQEQGEKTGEQDASGNAEAQIAEGESHQQGEAEASMATSAAGTEVVAHITYRTKKACMAAQKKLELNDLGIEIEPAGPRRPNSVLWLGNVREFMCKKPEQDRLRSLFEHFGEVVRFRLLAEKTCGFVHYRRTRDAVKARNHLYGLLVGREIYLNVDFSPLDPHAQHSAGGADGSSSAMGARRGNRHQRSRSPSPSSSRFRGGSSRRGQIAAAAGSNAGAGGGHFAGSHAPSAGDPRLVNLSPVSPPPHSMGGVHPPSPGSAGPGGAMGCRGPQFPGPRPLDGPPGPSAGGPVPSSIPPPPGCPWGGGGLGAQPSAKRPGPNAGGVQGGAGGAPFPPHHPLPPPPGSPYAMPANAAPGLLPPGGGPGGPGLIGPAGLRRKDGKGGMFVEGPGGGPLPPGLGGGAFGRGPSDEEGAAGASQSHAAGRKGELSSASSDPLMDLLRGDPSLLDSMILDLAKERLKAELFSKEEAGAPSGAHTSRAGRDAAAKRGDAGFSSPDDQVGGRKGPGSKGDDRERHGPSLGSSEGGSEGARRRRSLERNEDEFLPFSHLRDGHDERGKGRPHMGGDRDEARRGGIRGRGYMLDSRQGRIGSGSYMNGESEEAMGHHGRERRNSRERERERPRGVMSALGDLPHAQGAGLEGPGGREAGAGAIDGDETGTRTLEAAARAAAPAEVAAEAATWGSEAARDIIQVALRRVSWGEANQTGTAP
- a CDS encoding hypothetical protein (encoded by transcript BESB_056640) encodes the protein MGPGADGSYGMMTGMPGEPSRMRSGGAQSCARGPPLASERDRSPFPGPSSKRQRRYYDEYSYRGGERGVSNRGSSSPEPASSSMLRRDRRRSPPFYGGPAADRRGGGPGDHGMTALPPGGASRGGLGDGKPPLLDEDEREGGKGLGMRRDLSGGSPAGLDADGSPPAGPGRGRGSLSLERKRGDGRRSGCRGSIDQGEPTGKLGSGRREAGGGGDDDEDAGQLLMVCRVLKQGQRLCNMSAKFVGGDPNIRPPGVLDVNQRANLDRLQTHLRRGRQGVSSPHGGEGALRYSIWQLGADTRQDSRQYDELCDYFINKERVGLLESPSQAIYMVPPNPKYIKPLNLPDANFMYAYVIAK